In a genomic window of Myotis daubentonii chromosome 18, mMyoDau2.1, whole genome shotgun sequence:
- the PDC gene encoding phosducin, with the protein MEEAKNPSLEEDFEGQATHTGPKGVIHDWRKFKLESEDNDSVPPSKKEILRQMSSPQSRDDRDSKERFSRKMSIQEYELIHQDKEDETCLRKYRRQCMQDMHQKLSFGPRYGFVYELETGEQFLETIEKEKKITTIVVHIYEEGIKGCDALNSSLTCLAAEYPMVQFCKIKASHTGAEDRFSSDVLPTLLVYKGGELISSFISVAEQFAEEFFAGDVESFLNEYGLLPEREIHALEQTNMEEDIE; encoded by the exons ATGGAAGAAGCCAAAAACCCAAGTTTGGAAGAAGACTTTGAAGGACAGGCGACACATACAG GACCCAAAGGAGTAATACATGATTGGAGAAAGTTTAAATTAGAGAGCGAAGATAATGACTCAGTCCCACCGAGCAAGAAGGAGATTCTCAGACAAATGTCTTCTCCTCAGAGTAGGGATGACAGAGACTCGAAGGAAAGATTCAGCAGAAAG ATGAGCATTCAAGAATATGAACTAATCCACCAAGACAAAGAAGATGAAACTTGCCTTCGTAAATACCGTAGACAGTGTATGCAGGATATGCACCAGAAGCTGAGTTTTGGGCCTAGATATGGGTTTGTGTACGAGCTGGAAACTGGGGAGCAATTCCTGGAGACCattgaaaaggagaagaaaatcaCCACCATCGTTGTTCACATTTATGAAGAGGGCATTAAAGGCTGTGATGCTCTAAACAGTAGCCTAACATGCCTTGCAGCCGAATACCCTATGGTCcagttttgtaaaataaaagcTTCTCATACAGGGGCCGAGGACCGCTTTTCCTCTGATGTACTCCCCACACTGCTCGTCTACAAGGGTGGGGAACTCATAAGCAGTTTTATTAGTGTTGCTGAACAGTTTGCTGAAGAATTTTTTGCTGGGGATGTGGAGTCTTTCCTAAACGAATATGGGTTACTACCTGAAAGAGAGATACATGCCCTAGAGCAGACAAACATGGAAGAAGATATTGAATAA